One region of Drosophila teissieri strain GT53w chromosome 2L, Prin_Dtei_1.1, whole genome shotgun sequence genomic DNA includes:
- the LOC122619054 gene encoding ER degradation-enhancing alpha-mannosidase-like protein 3, protein MSATSSESFVRGQRLMLIFLVALCIVVACVLSTETTMPTQNMSNKERAELREEARDMFYHAYNAYMQNAYPADELMPLSCKGRYRGVTPSRGDMDDILGNFSMTLVDTLDTLVLLGDFTEFEHAVKLVIRDVQFDSDIIVSVFETNIRMVGGLLSAHILAEYLQKHVDTMHWYKGELLEMSRELGYRLLPAFNTSTGIPHARVNLRLGMKDPMLKKSRETCTACAGTILLEFAALSRLTGDPIFEVRAHAAMDALWKLRHRGSDLMGTVLNVHSGDWVRRDSGVGAGIDSYYEYLFKSYVLLGDDKYLARFNRHYNAVMKYVSEGPMLLDVLMHRPHAKSKNFMDSLLAFWPGLQVLSGDLKPAVQTHEMLYQVMQMHTFIPEAFTVDFQIHWGQHPLRPEFIESTYFLYRATGDHHYLQVGKKALKTLQQHAKVSCGYAAVNDVRTGKHEDRMDSFVLSETIKYLFLLFSDPQDLIINVDEFVFTTEAHLLPLSIAQLGNATFSFRQTDEHNVLDFMRTCPSSNKLFPEKVRKPLRNFITGSCPRTTAGKRLSALDFQASNADHLRAVYDMGITMVSVGDRSQGKVRLFHSFYNAKSHEEGEMGLQFMQEMLELTKMQSINQLAQLQAVAYATDEKPQDWIALMAGPSHFSPELTGDQFVQGDLILAKPLRACDETLENAEEAKGKVLVAERGDCTFVSKARLAQKVGAAALIVCDNVPGSSGETQPMFAMSGDGKDDVLIPVVFMYSMEFGKLSAVMQRRKQPLRVRVMQMGGVKRWQLAKEQRQNQTASVAQKPDKEL, encoded by the exons ATGTCCGCCACATCCTCCGAATCCTTCGTCCGTGGCCAGCGGCTAATGCTCATCTTCCTGGTGGCCCTATGCATCGTAGTTGCCTGCGTCCTTAGCACCGAGACCACCATGCCCACGCAGAACATGTCCAACAAGGAGCGGGCGGAACTCCG GGAAGAAGCTCGCGATATGTTCTATCATGCATATAACGCCTACATGCAGAACGCCTATCCAGCTGATGAGCTAATGCCGCTCTCCTGCAAAGGACGTTACCGGGGAGTGACGCCATCGCGTGGCGACATGGACGACATTCTCGGAAA CTTTTCCATGACTCTGGTGGATACTCTGGACACCCTGGTGCTGCTGGGTGATTTCACAGAGTTTGAACACGCGGTGAAGCTAGTTATCCGCGACGTTCAATTTGACAGCGACATTATTGTGTCGGTGTTTGAGACGAACATTCGAATGGTCGGTGGCCTGCTGTCCGCGCACATTCTGGCGGAGTATCTGCAAAAGCATGTGGACACGATGCATTGGTACAAGGGCGAACTGCTGGAGATGTCTCGCGAGCTGGGCTACCGATTGCTACCGGCGTTCAACACATCTACGGGCATTCCGCATGCGCGGGTTAATCTACGGCTGGGTATGAAGGATCCGATGCTTAAGAAGTCCCGTGAAACGTGTACCGCTTGTGCTGGTACCATTCTTTTGGAATTTGCTGCTCTTTCGCGGCTTACCGGCGATCCCATTTTCGAGGTGCGAGCCCATGCCGCCATGGACGCGCTGTGGAAGTTAAGGCACCGTGGCTCCGATCTCATGGGCACGGTACTTAATGTTCATTCCGGAGATTGGGTGCGTCGGGACTCCGGAGTCGGAGCGGGCATCGACAGTTACTATGAGTACCTCTTCAAGTCCTACGTCCTACTTGGGGACGACAAGTACCTGGCCCGTTTTAATCGCCACTACAACGCGGTAATGAAGTACGTCAGTGAAGGACCCATGCTACTCGACGTGCTCATGCACAGGCCACATGCTAAGTCCAAAAACTTTATGGACTCGCTCCTGGCATTCTGGCCGGGTCTGCAGGTGCTATCCGGCGACCTGAAACCAGCTGTGCAGACACACGAGATGCTCTATCAG GTTATGCAGATGCACACCTTCATTCCAGAAGCATTTACCGTAGACTTCCAAATACATTGGGGACAGCATCCCCTGCGACCAGAATTTATAGAGTCCACTTACTTCCTGTACCGCGCCACTGGCGATCATCATTATCTGCAGGTTGGAAAGAAGGCTCTGAAAACACTCCAGCAGCATGCTAAAGTATCTTGCGGCTATGCGGCCGTGAATGATGTACGGACTGGCAAGCACGAGGATCGCATGGACTCGTTTGTGCTCTCCGAGACGATCAAGTACCTCTTCCTCTTGTTCTCCGATCCCCAGGATCTGATCATAAACGTCGATGAGTTCGTCTTCACGACCGAAGCTCACCTGCTGCCGCTCTCTATTGCCCAACTAGGGAATGCCACGTTTA GCTTTCGCCAGACGGACGAACACAACGTACTCGACTTCATGCGCACCTGCCCCAGTTCAAATAAGCTTTTTCCTGAAAAAGTACGCAAGCCACTGCGCAACTTCATTACGGGCTCGTGCCCTCGCACCACCGCGGGAAAGCGACTCAGCGCCCTGGATTTTCAGGCAAGCAATGCAGATCATCTGCGAGCTGTTTACGACATGGGCATTACCATGGTTTCGGTAGGCGACCGTAGCCAAGGCAAGGTGCGACTGTTTCATAGTTTCTATAAT GCAAAAAGCCACGAGGAGGGCGAAATGGGACTGCAATTTATGCAGGAGATGCTTGAGCTGACCAAGATGCAAAGCATAAATCAGCTAGCGCAACTGCAG GCCGTAGCCTACGCCACTGACGAGAAGCCACAGGATTGGATAGCCCTGATGGCCGGGCCCTCGCACTTTAGCCCGGAGTTAACTGGCGATCAGTTCGTCCAAGGGGACTTGATACTGGCCAAGCCGCTTCGGGCCTGCGATGAGACCCTAGAGAATGCCGAAGAGGCGAAGGGAAAGGTCTTGGTGGCCGAGCGCGGTGATTGCACGTTCGTGAGCAAAGCGCGGTTGGCCCAGAAGGTGGGGGCAGCAGCGCTGATTGTCTGTGATAATGTTCCGGGCTCTTCCGGTGAGACGCAGCCGATGTTCGCAATGTCTGGCGATGGCAAGGACGACGTGCTCATTCCAGTCGTCTTCATGTACAGCATGGAGTTCGGCAAGCTGTCGGCGGTTATGCAGCGGCGGAAACAGCCCCTGCGTGTTCGCGTCATGCAGATGGGGGGGGTCAAGCGCTGGCAactggccaaggagcagcgCCAAAACCAAACTGCATCGGTAGCACAGAAACCAGACAAAGAATTGTAG